Genomic DNA from bacterium:
CCGGAGAGCTCAGATCCACCCTGAGAAATATATTCATAATTATAGGGTTAGTCGGCATATCGCTCTCATTAATTTTTACGATGGTTTTTACCGACAAGATGAGAAAGCAGTTTACTGCACTGAGTAAAGCTACTGAACAAACATATTCAGGGAAATTCGATAATAAAATTGAAATCAAAAGTAAAGATGAAATTGGCAAACTGGGGATGGCCTTTAATAAAATGCTGGACGAACTGAAAAAGAAAGAAGTGGCAAGAAATGAATACGCCGAGTTTATAACTTTAATAAATCAGAACCCGACATTGAAAGAAATCTCGGATGAAGCATTAAAGAAGATTTTGGATGCCGGTGATTTTATCATTGGAGGCCTTTACAGTGTTGACGAGGAAATTAAATTGATCTCCGCATATGGATTGAACGCGGAATTTACTGAGCGACCTGAAAACTCAGCCTTCTTTAAAAAAGTTCTTGAAACGAAACAAAGTATGGAACTGTTAGACGAAGAAACTCTCCCGGTAGTATCTGCGGGCCTGGTAGAAATAAAATTAAAATATCTTTTATTTCTCCCGATAGTTTACAATAATAAACCAGTAGCTCTGCTGGAACTTGGTTCGCTGACTAAACCACGGGAAGAGGTAAGAGATTATCTTGAAAAAATAAAAGATCAATTAGCCATTGGCATAACCAATGCAAGAGCTTTGTTGCAGCTTGAAAAACTTGTCAATGAGCTAAAGACACTTAATGAAGAGTATCAAAAACAGAACAATCAAATAAAAGAGCAGAATGAAACTCTGTTATATCTCCACAGCGAGTTAACAGCCCAGGCTGAAGAATTAGAAAAGCAAAGACAAAAAGCTATTGAGTTAACTGATGCAAAATCTAAATTCCTTGCGAATATGTCCCATGAACTCAGAACTCCGATGAATTCTATACTGGGATTAACTGAATTGATGCTGGAAAAAGTTGATCTTGAACCGCGTAACAAAGAACGCTTAGAAGTGGTGCTCAGCAGTGGAAAGAGACTGATGATGCTCATAAATGATATCCTGGATCTTTCAAAGATTGAAGCGGGAAAAATTGATTTAAATCTGGAAGATGTTTTGCTTGATGAGATTTTGACCGAAGTCTCTGTAGCAGTAGCCCCTCTCGCAGCCGAAAAAAATATAACTTTTGATGTTATAAGAAATATTGATACTCATACAGTTATAAGTACTGACCGGGGAAAGGTAGTTCAGGTATTAATGAATCTGCTTGGTAATGCAGTCAAGTATACAGATCAGGGTCAGATAACGCTGAGGGTTTCAATCGGAAACCAAATGATTAATTTTGAAGTGATTGATACTGGAATTGGAATTCCGAAAGATGATATAGACCTCATATTCGAAGAATTTCAGCGTGTAAATAATTCTAAAGCAAGGAAACGCGGCGGAACTGGTTTAGGGCTTGCGATCAGCAAAAAACTTGCAGATGTTCTAAGCGGCAGCCTGACTGTAAAAAGTGAAATTAATAAAGGCTCCACATTTACATTCTCAATTCCATTTAACCAGGTTGTTTTACACATAGATAAAAAGCATTACAGGCCAACTAATGTTTTTGTTAATGCGAAGGAGAAAAATTTCATTCTGGTTATTGATCAGGAGAAAAGATTAAGAGCATCTGTAAAACAGGATTTGCTTACAATTGGATATGAACTTGAATTTGCTGAGGAAGAGGCAGGTGCTCTGTCGTTTGAAAGCAACAGAATCCCTCTTGCCATTATGGTTGATGCTACCCTATCATGCAATGATGTTTGGAACACGTTGATAGCTTTGAAGAAAAATATTCATACAAATAACATCCCGGTTATTTTAGTATCAACAATGCTCGAAGCAAACCTTGGATATTGTTTTGATGCCTTTGACTATGTATTAAAACCGGTAACAATAGAAGCCCTTTCGCAACCAATTTCCAGACTGACGAATCTTTTGAAAAAGAAGATTAATAAAATTATTGTGGTTGATGATAATGAGGAGGAGTTCAACAGTTATGCGAATTCGGTGCGGAAAGAGGACATGAGAATTGAATTATTGAAACCAAACGAAAATGTAATATCACGTATTGTTGAAACCCAGCCGGATGTGGTGATAATTAATTTAACGAATTCAGGAAAAGATACTATTAAACTTACTCATCAACTAAAATCAACATCAGTTTCAGGGCATATCCCGGTAATCATTGGTTTAGATAATAAGATAACAGAAGACCAGAAGAGATTACTTAACGAAAGTTTAGAACAAATTATTTTAAAATCCGAATATCATCCTATTGATGCATTTCATTCTGTTAGCAACTGGATTGAAATACAAAGACTGGCGAGCGCTGCCTATGAAAGTGTTTCTGATATTCGGGATGGATCTAATGATAAACAAAAACTAATCCGTGAGCCTTCAGAGAATCAGCAAGCTGATTTGAATATTTTGATTGTGGATGATGATTCGAACACTTTGTTTACTCTTGCCGAAATTGTAAGATCAGCAAACTGTAAACCTATCCTTGCAAATAATGGAAAAGAATGCCTGGAAATTCTCGAAGATAAAATTCCCGACCTGATATTTCTGGATATAATTATGCCTGAAATGGATGGCTTTAAAACGATCAAACAAATTAAGAAGAATGAAAAGTGGTCTGATATTCCGGTATTTGCTGTAACTGCTAAAGCAATGAAAGAAGATAATGAGATAATTATCAGACATGGTTTTTCCGATTACATACCGAAGCCTGTAAATCCTGCACTTGTTACTCACAAGATCCAAACTGTAATTGCTCAGTTAAAGACTACCTGAAATGAAAAAAATTCTTGTAATTGATGACCTACCCGAAAATGTATTCATACTTCAGGACCGGCTTGTTCAGGAAGGATATGATGTAATCACAGCCTGTGATGGAAATGAAGGAATTGAAAAAGCTTATGAAACTTTCCCGGATCTTATTCTGCTTGATGTGATGATGCCGGACATAAGTGGTTTTGAGGTTTGTAAGATTCTCTCAACAAACGAAAAGACTAAGCATATACCGATAATTCTTGTTACAGCAAAAGCAAGTGCTGAAGACACAAAAGAGGGTCTGGAGTCAGGTGCATTTGATTATATAAAAAAACCATTCAACAGAATCGAATTGATGGCAAGGGTAAAATCAGCTCTAAAATTATCTGAAGCAAATAAACAACTCCTCGAGATCGAAAAGAAAACAACTTATATTGCTACTATTGTAACCGCCAATCATAAAATAAAACAACCACTTACCCTGCTAAGTCTTTCATCTGCAGCTCTTAAAAACGAATTAGAAAAAGACTCCATATCTAAGGAAGCCATATTAAGCAGGCTAAAATATATCGATGCAGCTATAAAAGATATTGGCGATGTTCTTAATAAATTAAACTCTATCACCAAACCGGAATTGTCCGACTACGCCAAGGATGTAAAAATGATTAGAGTTGAAGAAGAGGATAAGATTAAATAAATTTTCTTATTGTTGCCAGCATCGATTCGAACTCGTACGGTTTATTTAACTGACCATTAATCTTATAGACTGATAGCTCCGACTCATTACTTGCCCACATACTACCGGATGATAAAATAATCGGAATATCAATATTGAGTTTCCTGATTTCTGCTATAGTTTCAATGCCTGTCATACCCGGCATATTATAATCGATTATTGCAAGATCAACTTTAATTTCTTCGAGAAGAACTGTCAATACCTCCTTTCCTGAAGAAACTTTTATAACTGAATATCCGTTTGTTTCAAGAAGTTCGGCTAACAAATCCCCGAGCATTGGTTCATCATCTGCAAGCAGAATTATTTTTTCCCCGGAATCTGATTCTGATTGTTTTTCTTTGGGAGGTTCAAAAGCCGGAATGTATACATCAAAGGTAGTCCCTGCACCAGGTCTGCTCGTCACATCGATAATTCCATTGTGAGCTTTTATAATTCCATAAGAAACATAC
This window encodes:
- a CDS encoding response regulator, producing the protein MKISFRILLINFLIVALILGSSFIVFYSIIYDVLTNYQTRNLRQSASSLVNVNKQLQDGIEDDFISLYTKGIDAVWSGQNFQSRNLDFVIELKNDLVTRYVVKNNIYLPQKELSRRDFTNSNPYILLMSYTSPDGKEYLYGRAINNEMVDDIAQRVNSEIALVWDGFVADFSNQQMNQKYLHVLNLAAEDLKSKSNFDLYMQGTESEDILATVYKPTIEGNESNFSYLIFSTFADAGELRSTLRNIFIIIGLVGISLSLIFTMVFTDKMRKQFTALSKATEQTYSGKFDNKIEIKSKDEIGKLGMAFNKMLDELKKKEVARNEYAEFITLINQNPTLKEISDEALKKILDAGDFIIGGLYSVDEEIKLISAYGLNAEFTERPENSAFFKKVLETKQSMELLDEETLPVVSAGLVEIKLKYLLFLPIVYNNKPVALLELGSLTKPREEVRDYLEKIKDQLAIGITNARALLQLEKLVNELKTLNEEYQKQNNQIKEQNETLLYLHSELTAQAEELEKQRQKAIELTDAKSKFLANMSHELRTPMNSILGLTELMLEKVDLEPRNKERLEVVLSSGKRLMMLINDILDLSKIEAGKIDLNLEDVLLDEILTEVSVAVAPLAAEKNITFDVIRNIDTHTVISTDRGKVVQVLMNLLGNAVKYTDQGQITLRVSIGNQMINFEVIDTGIGIPKDDIDLIFEEFQRVNNSKARKRGGTGLGLAISKKLADVLSGSLTVKSEINKGSTFTFSIPFNQVVLHIDKKHYRPTNVFVNAKEKNFILVIDQEKRLRASVKQDLLTIGYELEFAEEEAGALSFESNRIPLAIMVDATLSCNDVWNTLIALKKNIHTNNIPVILVSTMLEANLGYCFDAFDYVLKPVTIEALSQPISRLTNLLKKKINKIIVVDDNEEEFNSYANSVRKEDMRIELLKPNENVISRIVETQPDVVIINLTNSGKDTIKLTHQLKSTSVSGHIPVIIGLDNKITEDQKRLLNESLEQIILKSEYHPIDAFHSVSNWIEIQRLASAAYESVSDIRDGSNDKQKLIREPSENQQADLNILIVDDDSNTLFTLAEIVRSANCKPILANNGKECLEILEDKIPDLIFLDIIMPEMDGFKTIKQIKKNEKWSDIPVFAVTAKAMKEDNEIIIRHGFSDYIPKPVNPALVTHKIQTVIAQLKTT
- a CDS encoding response regulator, whose translation is MKKILVIDDLPENVFILQDRLVQEGYDVITACDGNEGIEKAYETFPDLILLDVMMPDISGFEVCKILSTNEKTKHIPIILVTAKASAEDTKEGLESGAFDYIKKPFNRIELMARVKSALKLSEANKQLLEIEKKTTYIATIVTANHKIKQPLTLLSLSSAALKNELEKDSISKEAILSRLKYIDAAIKDIGDVLNKLNSITKPELSDYAKDVKMIRVEEEDKIK